CGCTGGATGCCCTGGAAATGGCCCAAAAAGAACTTTCTTCAAATTCTCCTATCTACCAGATGATCACAGATGGTCTTGAAAGTGTCGATAAAGAGACAACACAGGCCATCGCAGGTTTCGGCCAGATGTGTGAAACCCAGGCCGCCCTGCCCGGCACGATTCATCTGATCTCCAAATATCCCAATGATCTGAAAACCGCAATGGTTGAAAATGTCATGGCCGGCGGGGATTCTTCTGCCCGGGGCATTTTGTGTGGGTTTATCCTGGGAATATGTAACGGCATGAATGCCGTCCCGGAACAGTGGATAAAAGAGATGCGGCTGGCAGATAGAATCCGGTCCTTGGCGGGAATAACGAAGTAACGGCCATGGGCCGACCGGATTTATCACCACCATAGCGCGTCCAACACCCCAAAATGAAAGTAACTTAACAACTTATCTGTACTTTCATATGACGACCACGGGCCGTCCTTGGTCTATCGACACCGAGGCTTCGGCCCACAACAAAGACAGAAAGAATCCAGTTGCTTGCTGGAAACTTTCTTATAAAAAACCTTCCCAATTGCATAAAATGCCATGCAATTGGAGTTAAAAATAAATCAACATAAACGCAGCATCTTAATTGCCATCAAAAAATCCGATATCGGGATTTGACTTCAAAAAGAAAACCGACATGTGGGATAGTAACGATGTGGGAAAACACGCCAAACCGGGGGGATGAACCGGCGGGATTACTCGGCGGCCATGCCCAGGCACAAGCCGCGCCCACCGTCAAAGTGGCAGAGCGGCTCATTACCTTGAACGTCAACGGGCGGCAGGCCTGAAGATTTCATTGTCAGCGACGGACAGGTGATGAGCTTTGCCGATACGGCCGGAGAAGTCACCTCTCCCCAGATCCGCAACCAGGGAACACTGGGCGGAAATATCTCACAGGACACCCGCTGCTGGTACTATCTGTAGCCCGGAATCTCGAACCTCAGGACTCTGAATAATGGGCGTTTTCGGTTCTGTTTATACTTTAATAAGATTTGGATCTTGATACAATCAATAACAGAAGTAGTCAACATTCCTTTCAATAATGGCTTTGGGCCTGAATGATAGACAGATCTGTCGTTCTGCTATTCCTCAAAAATTTACAAAAATCAGCTTTATATATAGTTCTCCCTAAAAGAATCCTTTACCCGCTAACTGATCTCCTAAGTAACGACGAAGGAATTCTATTTGGAACTCTTCAGGAAATTGGCAAACCCCTCCAGATTACGTTCATATCGAGCAATTGCATTGGGTGAGTTCGAAAATTTTCTTTTAAATTCGATAGTCCAAGGCGGAAACGAAAAAAGATCGAGTATCTCAGAAGTTGTTCCCTCCTCGGGATAATCATAAGACATGACTAACATTCCTGAGGCTTGCAAATCACTATATACACCCGAAAGGGTACGAGGCGATTTCCCCTCAGATTGAAGATAAAGGATATAGCGAGCCATGGCATCCACAACAATATTTATGATATCTTTGCGAACATCGTAATCTTCATACCAATCGTCCACCCAATCGCTTAATCCGGCACGAACCATAGGAGGCTCTAAAGCTTCCTGGCGAATATCGACAATATAGCCCTCAAGATCATCAACTGCTTCATCAAGAGAACGGCCTATCAATAGTAAAACTTCATCGGCAGCATTATTCAATCTACGGAATTCACGGCATCCAGTTCCGTTTCTCCCGAATCCACCCTTTGTTTTAATTCTCGGTGAAGGTGTGAAAAGAGGCTCTGAGCGTCCTGATCTAGCTTGCATATCAAGAGGATGTGCCCACAAAAGTAACAGTGCTCCCAAACTTCTGATCCATTTCCGAACTGATCTGTCTTCCTGAAAAGACCAAGGTAGTGCAATTACGTCGGCAGATCGGTTGTTAATGGCTTCCATGCAAATTTCCTTTTGCGAGGACAACGGCTTTTCATCAATCTCGGGAGTGGACAGGTCAATAAATCGTAACTCAAGATTCTGACATGCTTTCGCGCCTACGGTAGTCTTGCCTGAGCCAGGAGGGCCACACAGAAAAATCATGGGAATTTGATCTTCAATTTTATTTTCCATAATCTTTTTATGTTATCAAATTTTTTTAGTCATCAAAAGGAACAGAGTTTATATCCAAAGTTAATTGGTCTTCATCATTAAAAGATAAATTATAACTTTTAATAAAAAATTTTACATCATTATAATATTCAATTTTTTTCTGGATTAATATGTCGATCTGTTCAACGATTAAGGCTACCCCCATTGCATCAACCGCTTTTGGCAAAAGTTCAACTATTTTATTTTCAGTATTTTCTCTGATGTCTTCTGAAACTAAGGACATATTCCATGCAGCAACGGCCATGTCAATTATAACAGTAGTACGTTTACGGTTTGGGAATTTCCTTATCAATGGCTCAGATATTTTTAAAATAGCTTCTGAAATTTTTATTTTAGGGATATTGTTATTAGATATCTCAAGATCGAATTTCTGTTGGTAACAACATTTTTTGTATTTTTTATCGCTACCACAATGACAAGGATCGTTTCTGCCAATCTTATTTTTTTTCATCTTTTACTGATTGTCCTTAGTAATCGATATTCTTATGATAACCGTGAAAAACAATTGAACCTCTCCCCAAAAAATAGACATAGGTTAGGACTCAATGTCATAAAGTTAAGACTTCATGCATAAAAGCTATGTAAATACAGTGTATTATAATATACTCAACTTTAATAATAACCTAAAATATTTCTTGTGAAAGGAGAATAAAATGCTTGAAAAATTCAACCGACCTGGCACGGAACCTGCTTTCCAAGATATGTGCCGAGCTAATTGATTATCTTAAAAATATTCTGCATTCCCCAGAATTTATCGACAGACATAAACTCCTGTTCGACAGCCGTAGGTATACGAAATCCGGAAAGCCCTATCAATAAAGAGATACAGCTATCCCTCTAAAATGGCGTAGTGCCTACATATTTTAAGTGTTTATCCTATGGACTTGATTTTCGCAGGAAGTTTTATGTTTAATTTTTTAAATAGTGTCTGACCGGAAATTCAAAACACTCTATTTTTCAGGGGGATGACGCTGAAATTATTTTTGAAGTTTTGGAAAAGACTTGAATTACTTATTGAATTTTTCTAGTTAGTATGATTTAATAACTAATTGAATTTAAAATATTTATTTGATACTGCGCAGTTTGGTAGGAATTTGATTTTTTACAAACCCAATAGAACTTCGAGGTTGTTTTGCGTAAAGTTTTTGAGCCACAAATGACATTCGGGCAGACTCCCATCGACCAGATCAAAATTGACATGAGAGCCAGAGATGAAATTCCCAAGCTCCTTTTAGGGCTCCAGCACATTTTTTGCCATAAAACGCTTCGTCAGAAAGTTTTCGAAATTCTCGAAACCATAGTCCCAGAGGATGTTAATTCAAAAAATGGGCGACCCGGAATGGATTTATGGAAAATTCTTGTGATGGGAACAGTTCGGCTCAACTGCAACTGGGATTATGATAAACTTCAAGAAATCGTCAATAATCACAAGACAATAAGACAGATGCTTGGTCACGGGTTGATGGACGATGATGACATGTATGCGCTCCAAACCTTGAAGGACAATGTTCAGCTTTTAACCCCTGAGATTCTCGATGAAATCAATACGTTGGTTGTCAAAGAAGGACACAAGCTACTGGTAAAAAAAAAGACCAGGCATTAATGGGAAAGTGTGACTCTTTTGTTGTTGAAACCGATGTTCACTATCCCACAGACATTAATCTGCTTTTTGATGCTATCAGGAAAACGATTCAGAGTGCCGCAGTTATA
Above is a window of uncultured Desulfobacter sp. DNA encoding:
- a CDS encoding FAD binding domain-containing protein translates to MSFADTAGEVTSPQIRNQGTLGGNISQDTRCWYYL
- a CDS encoding AAA family ATPase, whose product is MENKIEDQIPMIFLCGPPGSGKTTVGAKACQNLELRFIDLSTPEIDEKPLSSQKEICMEAINNRSADVIALPWSFQEDRSVRKWIRSLGALLLLWAHPLDMQARSGRSEPLFTPSPRIKTKGGFGRNGTGCREFRRLNNAADEVLLLIGRSLDEAVDDLEGYIVDIRQEALEPPMVRAGLSDWVDDWYEDYDVRKDIINIVVDAMARYILYLQSEGKSPRTLSGVYSDLQASGMLVMSYDYPEEGTTSEILDLFSFPPWTIEFKRKFSNSPNAIARYERNLEGFANFLKSSK
- a CDS encoding SEC-C metal-binding domain-containing protein, producing the protein MKKNKIGRNDPCHCGSDKKYKKCCYQQKFDLEISNNNIPKIKISEAILKISEPLIRKFPNRKRTTVIIDMAVAAWNMSLVSEDIRENTENKIVELLPKAVDAMGVALIVEQIDILIQKKIEYYNDVKFFIKSYNLSFNDEDQLTLDINSVPFDD